A single region of the Desulfovibrio sp. ZJ209 genome encodes:
- the rpsI gene encoding 30S ribosomal protein S9: MSDKFEYGTGRRKTATARTRIYAGSGGILVNGRPYEEYFPRKTLQMIIRQPLTLCKVADKVDVRVNVAGGGVSGQAEAVRHGISRALLLVNPGLRPVLKKAGFLTRDARKKERKKYGLRAARARYQYSKR; encoded by the coding sequence ATGAGCGACAAATTTGAATACGGCACCGGGCGCCGCAAGACCGCCACGGCCCGCACCCGCATCTATGCCGGTTCGGGCGGCATCCTGGTCAACGGCCGTCCCTATGAGGAGTATTTCCCGCGCAAGACCCTCCAGATGATCATCCGCCAGCCGCTCACCCTGTGCAAGGTGGCCGACAAGGTGGATGTGCGCGTCAATGTGGCCGGCGGCGGCGTGAGCGGCCAGGCCGAGGCCGTGCGCCACGGCATCTCCCGCGCCCTGCTTTTGGTTAACCCGGGCTTGCGCCCGGTGCTCAAGAAGGCCGGCTTCCTCACGCGCGACGCGCGCAAGAAGGAGCGCAAAAAGTACGGCCTGCGCGCCGCCCGCGCCCGCTACCAGTATTCGAAGCGCTGA
- a CDS encoding YcaO-like family protein: protein MTPDAPTPDTDAPAPLREYAYAHAQTVGSTGYFSCEPSPPLPLDAALAAFEAAPLDDFLHEHLLRLLGAQDNARLTALAESCLAPKPRPALAALLLECALLFPEAQAALAATLDALRAHAAPPAEAASGLRLAAAARDDREAALAWGELFLANMTGHRPLPRLEESDIPLPHAAPALARAMAEVTRKDAADILAATHARLAARDWPEGGRPPAQETYERAVNALERAGVFAGLEMRHEASLSPIALLRDWQVDVTVRNGRHAHRLRGTATAYGRGLSLAGARASCVMEVAERASAYASLGPGGAHGHGEVLGRLPPLPLRRATAAELTPAGLRPLLPGPAGDRLAGAPLHWVEARGAAGEALVPLQNVLLFCNADEPRLGASPGSTGLASGNSLEEARLSALMEVIERDADATTPFCRHACFTLQSRDPRLQGLLDDYAARGIRVQFQDITSEFGIPVYRAFVTARDGRVATATGAGLSGAQAALSALTETPWPYSWATPAPHGVASGPGLAGLGTRALEELPDWSLPTPKAGLALLEAVLAAHGREIFFVELTRADLGIPVVRVLVPGLEPHADFDSVTRPAPRLFARQALLNEGAGPDHPLFRN, encoded by the coding sequence ATGACCCCCGACGCCCCCACGCCCGACACGGACGCCCCAGCGCCCCTGCGCGAATACGCTTACGCCCACGCCCAGACCGTCGGCTCCACGGGCTATTTTTCCTGCGAGCCGTCTCCCCCGCTCCCGCTCGACGCGGCGCTCGCCGCCTTTGAGGCCGCGCCCCTCGACGACTTTCTCCACGAGCACCTGCTGCGCCTCCTGGGCGCGCAGGACAACGCGCGCCTGACCGCCCTCGCCGAAAGCTGCCTTGCGCCCAAGCCCCGCCCGGCGCTCGCCGCCCTGCTCCTCGAATGCGCCCTGCTCTTCCCCGAGGCCCAGGCCGCGCTCGCCGCCACGCTCGACGCCCTGCGCGCCCATGCCGCCCCGCCGGCAGAGGCCGCTTCCGGCCTGCGCCTCGCGGCCGCCGCGAGGGACGACCGGGAGGCCGCGCTCGCCTGGGGCGAGCTCTTCCTCGCCAACATGACCGGCCACCGCCCCTTGCCCCGGCTGGAGGAAAGCGACATCCCGCTGCCGCATGCCGCCCCCGCGCTGGCCCGCGCCATGGCGGAAGTGACGCGCAAGGACGCGGCCGACATTCTCGCGGCCACGCATGCCCGCCTCGCCGCGCGGGACTGGCCCGAAGGCGGCCGCCCCCCCGCGCAGGAGACCTATGAACGCGCCGTGAACGCGCTGGAACGCGCGGGCGTTTTTGCCGGCCTTGAAATGCGCCACGAGGCCTCGCTTTCGCCCATCGCGCTCTTGCGCGACTGGCAGGTGGACGTGACCGTGCGCAACGGGCGCCACGCCCACAGGCTGCGCGGCACGGCAACGGCCTATGGACGCGGCCTGAGCCTCGCCGGCGCCCGCGCCTCCTGCGTCATGGAAGTGGCCGAGCGCGCCAGCGCCTACGCCTCCCTGGGGCCCGGGGGCGCGCACGGCCACGGCGAAGTGCTCGGCAGGCTCCCGCCGCTCCCGCTCAGGCGGGCCACAGCTGCGGAACTCACGCCGGCCGGCCTCCGCCCCCTCCTGCCCGGTCCCGCCGGCGACCGCCTCGCGGGCGCCCCGCTCCACTGGGTCGAGGCGCGGGGGGCAGCCGGCGAAGCGCTGGTGCCGCTGCAAAACGTGCTCCTCTTCTGCAATGCGGACGAGCCGAGGCTCGGCGCCTCCCCGGGCTCCACGGGGCTCGCCTCGGGCAACAGCCTTGAGGAGGCCCGCCTGTCCGCGCTCATGGAGGTCATTGAGCGCGACGCCGACGCCACCACACCCTTCTGCCGCCACGCCTGCTTCACCCTCCAAAGCCGCGACCCGCGCCTGCAGGGTTTGCTAGACGACTATGCGGCGCGCGGCATCCGCGTGCAATTCCAGGACATCACCAGCGAGTTCGGCATCCCGGTGTACCGCGCTTTCGTGACCGCGCGCGACGGCCGCGTGGCCACGGCCACCGGCGCGGGCCTTTCCGGGGCGCAGGCCGCGCTCTCGGCGCTCACGGAGACGCCGTGGCCCTATTCCTGGGCCACGCCCGCGCCCCACGGCGTGGCCTCGGGCCCCGGGCTCGCCGGGCTTGGCACCCGCGCGCTCGAGGAACTGCCGGACTGGAGCCTCCCCACGCCGAAAGCCGGCCTCGCCCTGCTCGAGGCCGTGCTCGCGGCCCATGGCCGCGAGATATTTTTTGTGGAGCTCACCCGGGCCGACCTCGGCATCCCCGTGGTGCGCGTCCTCGTGCCGGGCCTCGAGCCGCACGCCGATTTCGACAGCGTAACGCGCCCCGCGCCGCGCCTCTTCGCGCGGCAGGCCCTGCTCAACGAAGGTGCGGGCCCGGATCATCCCCTTTTCCGCAACTGA
- the rplM gene encoding 50S ribosomal protein L13 translates to MKTFTLTPKDIDRQWFVVDAADQVLGRFASQIANRLRGKYKPEYSPHMDNGDFIVVINCEKIRVTGKKLEEKKYYRHSGWVGSLKTTSLADMLATHPKRVITLAVRGMLPKNRLGRHMLKKLKVCVGPEHPYKAQKPQPLTLPY, encoded by the coding sequence ATGAAGACCTTTACCCTCACGCCCAAGGACATCGACCGCCAGTGGTTCGTGGTCGATGCCGCCGACCAGGTGCTCGGCCGCTTTGCGAGCCAGATAGCCAACCGCCTGCGCGGCAAGTACAAGCCCGAATATTCCCCGCACATGGATAACGGCGACTTCATCGTGGTCATCAACTGCGAGAAGATCCGCGTCACGGGCAAGAAGCTCGAAGAAAAGAAATATTACCGCCATTCCGGCTGGGTGGGCAGCCTCAAGACCACCAGCCTCGCCGACATGCTGGCCACCCATCCCAAGAGGGTGATCACCCTCGCCGTGCGCGGCATGCTGCCCAAGAACCGCCTGGGGCGCCACATGCTGAAAAAGCTCAAGGTCTGCGTCGGCCCCGAGCATCCCTACAAGGCCCAGAAGCCCCAGCCCCTGACCCTGCCCTACTGA
- a CDS encoding ferritin-like domain-containing protein codes for MAKIDPNTKKVIDALNKARRMEMQAIHQYMIQHYILSDLDYGQLGAYVKLISVDEMRHAQRFAERIDALGGAPACDMDGSIVQGQGIKDIFPYDINLETNTIKTYNDLAEICHKAGDSTSAGLFHSVISEEEIHLSYYKETAGHIATLGDVFLAKYVATSKHTGPIKSFVKVMEKEDF; via the coding sequence ATGGCGAAAATCGACCCCAACACCAAGAAGGTCATCGACGCCCTCAACAAGGCGCGCAGAATGGAGATGCAGGCCATCCACCAGTACATGATCCAGCACTACATCCTGAGCGACCTCGATTACGGCCAGCTCGGCGCCTATGTGAAGCTCATCTCCGTGGACGAGATGCGCCACGCCCAGCGCTTCGCCGAGCGCATCGACGCCCTGGGGGGCGCCCCCGCCTGTGACATGGACGGCTCCATCGTGCAGGGCCAGGGCATCAAGGACATCTTCCCCTACGACATCAACCTCGAAACCAACACCATCAAGACCTACAACGATCTCGCGGAGATCTGCCACAAGGCGGGCGACAGCACGAGCGCGGGCCTCTTCCATTCCGTCATCTCTGAAGAAGAGATCCACCTCTCCTACTACAAGGAGACCGCCGGACATATCGCCACCCTGGGCGATGTGTTCCTCGCCAAGTACGTCGCCACCTCCAAGCACACGGGACCCATCAAGAGCTTTGTGAAGGTGATGGAGAAGGAAGATTTCTAG
- a CDS encoding carbon starvation protein A, producing MDALNGLNAATVIFVALLVFAIGYRFYGLFLAQKVLNLNDARQTPAVRFADGHDYVKTNKYVLFGHHFAAIAAAGPLLGPVLAAQYGYMPGLLWILIGCVLAGGVHDLVVLFCSVRHKGLSLAYIASKEIDPATGTVTAWSVLAILLLTLAGLCIAVVNAMHNSLWSTYTVAATLPIAVIMGLYMKFSKNGGVWGASVIGVILLFLCILTGPWVTAHPEYFGWLDIDKEPLSILLPVYGFFASVLPVWLLLLPRDYLSTFLKVGTILGLAVGILWVMPDFNMPAFTRFDAGGGPIVAGPVIPFIFITIACGALSGFHATIGTGTTPKMIGTEHDVLFVGYGAMLLEGFVAIMALIAACVLVPADYFAINSPAEAYEELGMHVSELPALEAEVQEQLMHRPGGSVSLAVGMAHIFSQIPFMKHLMAYWYHFAIMFEAVFILSAVDAGTRVGRFFLQEMMGKIWPRWGDVEWVPGIIATSLIFTCAWGYLVYTGNISNIWPLFGISNQLLASVTLLIGTTVLLRMNRHKYALLTGIPGVFMTVITFWAGVWLILYQYMPQGQYLLVFLSLFVMVMMAVVIWGTVRRWIVLMRENTVVHDQYGEEFKEIVPE from the coding sequence ATGGACGCCCTCAACGGTCTCAATGCCGCAACGGTCATTTTTGTCGCGCTTCTGGTCTTTGCCATCGGCTACCGTTTTTACGGCCTTTTTCTCGCGCAGAAGGTGCTGAACCTCAATGACGCGCGCCAGACCCCGGCCGTGCGCTTCGCCGACGGGCACGACTATGTGAAAACGAACAAGTATGTGCTTTTCGGGCACCATTTCGCCGCCATCGCCGCCGCCGGCCCCCTGCTCGGGCCGGTGCTCGCCGCGCAGTACGGTTATATGCCGGGCTTGCTCTGGATCCTCATCGGCTGCGTGCTCGCCGGCGGCGTGCATGACCTCGTGGTGCTCTTCTGCTCGGTGAGGCACAAGGGCCTGAGCCTCGCCTACATCGCCTCCAAGGAGATCGACCCCGCCACCGGCACCGTGACCGCGTGGTCCGTGCTCGCCATCCTGCTGCTCACGTTGGCCGGCCTGTGCATCGCCGTGGTCAACGCCATGCACAACAGCCTCTGGTCGACCTATACCGTGGCCGCGACGTTGCCCATCGCCGTCATCATGGGCCTGTACATGAAGTTCTCCAAAAACGGCGGGGTGTGGGGCGCGTCCGTCATCGGCGTCATCCTGCTCTTCCTCTGCATCCTCACCGGGCCGTGGGTGACGGCGCATCCCGAGTATTTCGGCTGGCTCGACATCGACAAGGAGCCGCTTTCCATCCTGCTCCCGGTCTACGGCTTTTTCGCGTCCGTGCTGCCGGTGTGGCTGCTGCTCCTGCCGCGCGACTATCTCTCCACCTTCCTGAAGGTGGGCACCATCCTCGGCCTCGCCGTGGGCATCCTCTGGGTGATGCCGGACTTCAACATGCCCGCCTTCACGCGCTTTGACGCGGGCGGCGGCCCCATCGTGGCCGGGCCGGTCATCCCCTTCATCTTCATCACCATCGCCTGCGGCGCGCTCTCCGGCTTCCACGCCACCATCGGCACGGGCACCACGCCCAAGATGATCGGCACCGAGCACGACGTGCTCTTCGTGGGCTACGGGGCCATGCTGCTCGAGGGCTTCGTGGCCATCATGGCCCTCATCGCGGCCTGCGTGCTCGTGCCGGCCGACTATTTCGCCATCAATTCCCCGGCCGAGGCCTATGAGGAGCTTGGCATGCACGTGAGCGAGCTGCCCGCGCTCGAGGCCGAGGTGCAGGAGCAGCTCATGCACCGGCCCGGCGGCTCGGTCTCCCTCGCCGTGGGCATGGCGCACATCTTTTCGCAGATCCCGTTCATGAAGCACCTCATGGCCTACTGGTACCATTTCGCCATCATGTTTGAGGCCGTCTTCATCCTCTCGGCTGTGGACGCGGGCACGCGCGTGGGCCGCTTCTTCCTGCAGGAGATGATGGGCAAGATCTGGCCCAGGTGGGGCGATGTGGAATGGGTGCCGGGCATCATCGCCACGAGCCTGATCTTCACCTGCGCCTGGGGCTACCTCGTCTATACGGGCAATATCAGCAATATCTGGCCGCTCTTCGGCATCAGCAACCAGTTGCTCGCCTCGGTGACGTTGCTCATCGGAACGACCGTGCTTTTGCGCATGAACCGCCACAAGTACGCGCTGCTCACGGGCATCCCGGGCGTCTTCATGACCGTCATCACCTTCTGGGCCGGCGTGTGGCTCATCCTGTACCAGTACATGCCGCAGGGGCAGTATTTGCTCGTCTTCCTGAGCCTCTTTGTCATGGTGATGATGGCCGTGGTCATCTGGGGCACCGTGCGCCGCTGGATCGTGCTCATGCGCGAAAATACCGTGGTGCATGACCAGTACGGCGAGGAATTCAAGGAGATCGTGCCGGAATAG